TTCTCTAAAACTCCCTTCTTTTATCATGCTACCCAGATCTTTGTTCGTAGCCGTAATTATGCGTATGTCCACCCTTCTATTTTTTGTTTCTCCGACTCGCCTGATAAACCCCTCTTCCAAAGCACGTAAAAGCTTTACCTGCACATTTTTACTGATGTCGCCTATCTCATCTAAAAATAGAGTTCCTTGGTCAGCAGATTCAAACAGCCCGATTTTATCTTTTGTTGCGCCTGTAAATGCCCCTTTGGCATAACCGAATAACTCGCTTTCGAGCAAAGTTTCCGGTATGGATCCGCAGTTAACGGTGACAAATTTCTTATCCGCTCTTCCGCCTGTGAAGTGGATAGCCCGAGCAACAAGTTCTTTTCCAGTTCCTGTTTCTCCATATATGGCTACATTTAAGTTGTTTTTTGACGCTCTTTCAATCCACGCATACACATCTTTCATTCCTGAGCTTACGCCAATAATATTGCCCATCTGATATTTAGCGGACAACTCGAGTTGAAGCCGTTTATTCTCATCTAAAATCCGTTTTTTCTCAATTACTATCTCTAATCTTCTTATTAAATCTTCTTCTGTGTAAGGTTTTGTGATATAATCCTCAGCTCCTTCTTTTATCGCTTGAACAGTCGAATCGATACTCGCGAAAGCGGTAATCATTACTACTATAAGCTCGGGGTATTTCTGTTTGAGTGATTTCAGCAGGCTCATCCCGTCCAATCCCGGCATTCTAATATCTGTTAATACGAGATCGTAATTTTCTTTTTCAAACTCTATAATTGCCTCATCTCCGCTTTCACATGCGGTCACCTGGAATCCGGCTTCGGATAAAAGATTCGGTATAATAATCCTTGAACCTTTATCATCATCTACGAATAATATTTTCCCTTTCACGATTTTTCCAGTCCGTTCGTTGTCGGAAGAGAGATGGTAAATAGGGTACCTTTTCCGACCTCGCTTTCAAGCGAAATGCTACCTTCATGTGCTTTGATTATTCCGTATGAAATCGATAATCCTAATCCGGTTCCCTTACCTACATCTTTCGTTGTAAAGAATGGGTTAAACACTTTCCCTAATTTTTCTTCCTCAATACCTATTCCTGTATCCTTAAATTCAATATTCAATAGATCCCCTTCTTTATCTAAGGAGGTTGTTATGAACAACTCCCCGCCATCGGGCATAGCATGAAACGCATTATTTATCAAGTTTATAAATACCTGTTGTATCTGGTTTTGATCAATATAAATTTCTGGTAAATTCTCTTGAAAGTGATTTTTAAGAGTGATATCCGGTGGAGATTT
The Candidatus Neomarinimicrobiota bacterium genome window above contains:
- a CDS encoding sigma-54-dependent Fis family transcriptional regulator; the protein is MKGKILFVDDDKGSRIIIPNLLSEAGFQVTACESGDEAIIEFEKENYDLVLTDIRMPGLDGMSLLKSLKQKYPELIVVMITAFASIDSTVQAIKEGAEDYITKPYTEEDLIRRLEIVIEKKRILDENKRLQLELSAKYQMGNIIGVSSGMKDVYAWIERASKNNLNVAIYGETGTGKELVARAIHFTGGRADKKFVTVNCGSIPETLLESELFGYAKGAFTGATKDKIGLFESADQGTLFLDEIGDISKNVQVKLLRALEEGFIRRVGETKNRRVDIRIITATNKDLGSMIKEGSFREDLFYRLHVIPIYLPPLRLRKGDISLLIDHFLKKCGSEAGKTVNGFTSKAVDYLLSYFWPGNVRELENV